One window of the Crassaminicella thermophila genome contains the following:
- a CDS encoding heavy metal translocating P-type ATPase — protein sequence MNQLNRKEFILEGLDCANCAMKIESKINELNGVNKATVNFATQILLIEANEAYIDKIVSEAKSIVNKLEPHVIVKERVFNNSKIKKVYILEGLGCANCAKKIENKVNDIKGVDKAFIDFASSKLIIEVSDRKILDRILDEVTTIVKKLEPDVDVLEENKKDSNIKEQDIRERWYNKQSTRLIISAVLFGIAMLSKLSNSIEIILYAISYLLAGREVLLKAGKNIIRGQVFDENFLVVIATIGAFGINEAPEGVAVMLFFQVGEYLQGKAVDHSRKSIASLMDIRPDFANLKIGEKIQRVSPDEVEIGSIIVVKPGEKVPLDGKVIEGKSMVDTSALTGESVPRKVDIGDEVLGGFINTNGLLTVEVTKKFKESTVSKILDLVQNASSKKAPTENFITKFARYYTPIIVFMALAFAIIPPLIIEGASFSQWIYRALVFLVISCPCALVVSIPLGFFGGIGGASKSGVLVKGSNYLEALNNVDIVVFDKTGTLTKGVFKVTEIVAEGDVDKGELLEYTAYAESFSNHPIALSILKEYGKEVNQNEIADYEEISGHGIKVKVKGNEVLAGNKKLMNKENIECQNVETFGTVVHVAINKKYSGYIVISDEIKEDSAQAIKELKNIGVRKTVMLTGDNKVVGNNVGKQLGLDQVHAELLPHQKVEKLEVLDKEKSPKGKLIFVGDGINDAPVLARADVGVAMGGLGSDAAIEAADVVIMTDEPSKLVSGIRIAKRTRKIVWQNIIFALGVKAIVLTLGAFGIATLWEAVFADVGVTVLAVINAMRVMKVEKIK from the coding sequence ATGAACCAATTAAATCGTAAAGAATTTATTTTAGAAGGTTTGGATTGTGCTAATTGTGCAATGAAGATTGAGTCTAAGATAAATGAGCTTAACGGTGTAAATAAAGCAACAGTAAATTTTGCAACTCAAATTCTTTTGATTGAAGCAAATGAAGCATATATAGACAAAATTGTTTCTGAAGCTAAAAGTATAGTGAATAAACTTGAACCACATGTAATTGTTAAAGAAAGAGTATTTAATAATAGTAAGATAAAAAAAGTATATATTCTTGAAGGATTAGGATGTGCTAATTGTGCTAAAAAGATCGAGAATAAAGTTAATGACATTAAAGGTGTGGATAAGGCTTTTATAGATTTTGCTTCAAGCAAATTAATTATAGAAGTATCTGATAGAAAAATTCTAGATAGAATTTTAGATGAAGTAACAACAATAGTAAAAAAGCTAGAGCCAGATGTAGATGTGTTGGAAGAGAATAAAAAAGATTCAAATATTAAAGAACAGGATATAAGAGAAAGATGGTACAATAAACAATCCACAAGGTTGATTATTTCAGCCGTATTATTTGGAATAGCTATGTTGTCTAAGTTATCAAATAGCATAGAAATTATTTTATATGCAATAAGTTATTTGCTGGCTGGTAGAGAAGTTCTTTTAAAGGCAGGTAAAAATATAATAAGAGGACAGGTTTTTGATGAAAACTTTTTGGTAGTTATAGCAACGATTGGTGCATTTGGAATTAATGAAGCACCAGAGGGTGTAGCAGTTATGTTGTTCTTCCAAGTTGGAGAATATCTCCAAGGTAAGGCAGTAGATCATTCTAGAAAATCAATTGCTTCACTTATGGATATACGACCTGACTTTGCAAATCTTAAAATTGGAGAAAAAATACAGAGAGTTTCCCCAGATGAAGTAGAAATTGGAAGTATTATTGTAGTAAAACCAGGAGAAAAAGTTCCATTAGATGGAAAAGTCATAGAAGGAAAATCAATGGTTGATACTTCGGCATTAACTGGAGAGTCTGTTCCAAGAAAAGTTGATATAGGAGATGAGGTTTTAGGTGGATTTATTAATACTAATGGATTATTAACAGTAGAAGTTACAAAAAAATTTAAAGAATCTACAGTATCTAAAATACTAGATCTTGTGCAGAATGCAAGTAGTAAAAAGGCTCCAACTGAAAACTTTATAACAAAGTTTGCAAGATATTATACACCTATTATAGTATTTATGGCTTTGGCATTTGCAATAATTCCTCCACTAATAATTGAAGGAGCAAGTTTCTCACAATGGATATATAGAGCATTGGTATTCCTTGTAATATCCTGTCCTTGTGCATTGGTAGTATCAATACCCCTTGGATTCTTTGGAGGAATTGGGGGAGCATCAAAGAGTGGTGTATTGGTGAAGGGAAGTAATTATCTAGAAGCTTTAAATAATGTAGATATAGTAGTTTTCGATAAGACGGGTACATTGACTAAGGGTGTATTCAAGGTTACAGAGATTGTAGCTGAAGGTGATGTGGATAAAGGAGAGCTTTTAGAATACACAGCATATGCAGAGAGCTTTTCAAACCATCCGATTGCATTATCAATATTAAAGGAATATGGTAAAGAAGTAAACCAAAATGAAATAGCTGATTATGAAGAAATATCAGGACATGGAATAAAGGTTAAGGTAAAAGGAAATGAGGTACTAGCAGGGAATAAAAAGCTAATGAATAAGGAAAATATAGAGTGTCAAAATGTAGAGACATTTGGAACTGTTGTTCATGTTGCAATAAATAAAAAATATAGCGGATATATTGTGATATCAGATGAAATAAAAGAAGATTCAGCACAGGCTATAAAGGAACTTAAAAATATTGGAGTAAGAAAAACTGTTATGCTTACTGGTGATAATAAGGTTGTAGGAAATAATGTAGGAAAACAACTAGGATTGGATCAAGTACATGCAGAATTACTTCCACATCAAAAAGTTGAGAAATTAGAGGTGTTAGATAAAGAAAAATCTCCGAAAGGAAAGTTAATTTTTGTTGGAGACGGTATAAACGATGCTCCAGTACTAGCAAGGGCAGATGTTGGTGTAGCTATGGGTGGATTAGGCTCAGATGCAGCAATTGAGGCTGCTGATGTCGTTATCATGACTGATGAGCCATCAAAGCTTGTAAGCGGTATAAGGATAGCTAAAAGAACAAGAAAGATAGTATGGCAAAATATAATTTTTGCATTGGGAGTGAAAGCAATAGTTTTGACTTTGGGAGCTTTTGGAATCGCTACACTCTGGGAAGCTGTATTTGCTGATGTTGGTGTAACTGTTCTTGCTGTTATAAATGCCATGAGAGTTATGAAAGTAGAAAAAATTAAATAA
- a CDS encoding cupin domain-containing protein: MNNMYNVYRPYPYPYWVNTPIYNPYLWKQFIKLKDYGPKPFVVNIDEATKQNNYFRIALWTGKHLQLTLMSIDVGEDIGLEVHPNLDQFIRIEEGQGLVKMGDRKDQLNFQAKVYDGYAFIIPAGKWHNLINTGYKPIKLYSIYAPPQHPYGTIHETKADAEAAEENKN, from the coding sequence ATGAACAATATGTATAATGTTTATAGACCATATCCATATCCTTATTGGGTTAACACACCAATATATAACCCATACTTGTGGAAACAGTTTATTAAATTAAAGGATTATGGTCCTAAACCCTTTGTAGTTAATATCGATGAGGCTACTAAGCAAAACAATTATTTTCGTATCGCTTTATGGACAGGAAAACATTTACAACTTACATTAATGAGCATTGATGTTGGAGAAGACATAGGTTTAGAAGTTCATCCAAACCTTGATCAATTTATACGTATCGAAGAAGGTCAAGGTCTTGTTAAAATGGGTGATAGAAAAGATCAGTTAAATTTCCAAGCAAAAGTCTATGATGGTTATGCGTTTATCATACCTGCTGGTAAATGGCATAATCTAATTAATACAGGTTATAAACCGATTAAATTATACTCTATTTATGCACCACCTCAACATCCATACGGTACAATACATGAAACTAAAGCAGATGCAGAAGCTGCTGAAGAGAACAAAAACTAA
- the htpG gene encoding molecular chaperone HtpG, with the protein METKQFKAESKRLLDIVINSVYTHREIFLRELISNASDAIDKIYYKTLVDDSLTFEKDNYYIKVIPDKENRVLKICDTGIGMTKEELDENLGVIAKSGSLQFKKENELKDGYDIIGQFGVGFYSTFLVADKVTVISKAFGSDEAYKWESEGVDGYTIEPCEKDSVGTEIILKIKENTEDENFDQYLDEYRLKAIIKKYSDFIRYPIKMDITQRRLKDGSENEYEEYIEEQIINSMVPIWRKNKNELKKEDYDNFYFEKHYGFDKPIKHIHISVDGAVSYNAILFIPEKIPFDFYTKEYEKGLELYSNGVLIMNKCADLLPDYFGFVKGIVDSEDLSLNISREILQHDRQLKLIAKNIKTKIKSELEKMLKNERDKYEKFYESFGRQLKYGVYSDFGSNKDVLKDLLMFYSSKEKKMVTLAEYVSRMPKEQKYIYYAAGESNERIEKMPQTELVLDKGYEILYFTDDVDEFAIKMMMTYEGKEFKSVSSSDLGIEIGENENDEKDNKELFESMKDILSDKVKDVRASKRLKHHPVCLSNEGEITIEMEKILNAMPNNQNIKADKVLEININHDVFRSLKEIYEKDKDKFKLYTDLLYNQALLIEGLPLPDPVEFTNNICKIMK; encoded by the coding sequence TTGGAAACAAAACAGTTTAAGGCAGAGTCTAAAAGATTATTAGATATTGTGATTAACTCAGTTTATACTCATAGGGAAATTTTTTTAAGAGAACTTATTTCTAATGCAAGTGATGCAATTGATAAAATATATTATAAAACATTAGTAGATGATTCTTTGACTTTTGAAAAAGACAACTACTATATTAAAGTAATTCCTGATAAGGAAAATAGAGTATTGAAAATTTGTGATACTGGTATTGGAATGACAAAAGAAGAACTTGATGAAAATCTTGGAGTTATTGCAAAAAGTGGATCTTTACAATTTAAAAAGGAAAATGAATTAAAAGATGGATATGATATCATTGGTCAGTTTGGAGTTGGATTTTATTCTACATTTTTAGTAGCTGATAAGGTTACGGTTATTAGTAAAGCTTTTGGTAGTGATGAAGCTTATAAGTGGGAATCTGAAGGGGTAGATGGATATACCATTGAACCATGTGAAAAAGATTCTGTTGGTACAGAAATTATACTTAAAATAAAAGAAAATACAGAAGATGAAAATTTTGATCAGTATTTAGACGAATATAGACTAAAGGCAATAATTAAGAAATACTCTGATTTTATTAGATACCCAATAAAAATGGACATAACTCAAAGAAGACTTAAAGATGGAAGTGAAAATGAATACGAAGAATATATAGAGGAACAGATTATAAATAGTATGGTTCCTATATGGAGAAAGAATAAAAATGAACTTAAGAAAGAAGATTATGATAATTTTTATTTTGAAAAGCACTATGGATTTGATAAACCAATAAAACATATACACATTAGTGTTGATGGTGCAGTAAGTTATAATGCAATTTTATTCATTCCAGAAAAAATTCCATTTGATTTTTATACAAAAGAATATGAAAAAGGATTAGAATTATATTCTAATGGTGTTTTGATTATGAATAAGTGTGCAGATTTATTGCCTGATTATTTTGGTTTTGTGAAAGGTATCGTAGACTCAGAAGATTTATCTCTTAACATATCTAGAGAGATATTGCAGCATGATAGACAGTTGAAGCTTATTGCCAAAAACATAAAAACAAAAATAAAGAGTGAATTAGAAAAAATGCTAAAAAATGAAAGGGATAAGTATGAAAAGTTCTATGAATCTTTTGGACGACAATTAAAGTATGGTGTTTATAGTGATTTTGGAAGCAATAAAGATGTCTTAAAAGACTTACTAATGTTTTATTCATCTAAAGAGAAAAAAATGGTTACTTTAGCTGAATACGTTTCTAGAATGCCTAAAGAACAAAAATATATTTATTATGCTGCTGGAGAATCTAATGAAAGAATTGAGAAAATGCCGCAAACAGAGCTTGTATTAGATAAAGGATATGAAATATTATACTTTACAGATGATGTAGATGAGTTTGCTATAAAAATGATGATGACATATGAAGGTAAAGAATTTAAATCTGTATCTAGCAGCGACTTAGGGATAGAAATAGGAGAAAATGAAAATGATGAAAAAGACAATAAAGAATTATTTGAATCTATGAAAGATATTTTATCTGACAAAGTAAAAGATGTCAGAGCGTCAAAGAGGTTAAAGCATCATCCAGTATGTCTATCAAATGAAGGAGAAATTACCATTGAAATGGAGAAAATCCTAAACGCTATGCCTAATAACCAAAATATAAAAGCAGATAAAGTTTTGGAAATAAATATAAATCATGATGTATTTAGGTCATTAAAAGAAATTTACGAAAAAGATAAAGATAAATTTAAATTATATACAGATTTACTATACAATCAAGCATTATTAATAGAAGGATTGCCACTTCCTGATCCTGTAGAATTCACGAACAATATCTGTAAAATAATGAAGTAG